A stretch of DNA from Brachyhypopomus gauderio isolate BG-103 chromosome 7, BGAUD_0.2, whole genome shotgun sequence:
TCAGTTCTCCAATAAACTGTGCTTATTAAGGCTTATGGAGCTTTATAAAGTGCTATGGTCTGCAATATCTTGTAGTGTCTATTACAGCAGCTATTACTGAACGAGGCAATGaatgtcacgtgtgtgtgtgtgtgtgtgtgtgtgtgcacgcgtgcgtgtgtgcacgcgtgcgtgtgtgcgtgtacttTCACATTCTGTATCCCAGCAGAAAGCCCCATCTCGAATGGGCTGGACCCTGTTGCAGAGACCGCCATTCGGCAGCTGACCGAGTCGGCCAGCAAGCCGGTGAAGAAGACGCCCACCAAACGCAGTACCCTCATCATCTCTGGAGTGTCCAAGGTCAGGTGGTGATGTAGGCGGTAGAGTGAGCTCACACACAGGCCTAGTTCCCATCTAGGATCTaatttttcttaatttttttattcCATTGTGAATTGTCAAGGGGCAGTAATTTTAGCTCTTCCCTCTTTTCTGGACATTTACGTATGCCAGTTTGTCATGAATTGTGAATTCAATTGTGAATATTTCAGATTGAACCATTAGACTAAAAGGtttattataaatatttttttactttagtcACAAGTTTTTTCAGAATTTTCTCTAGTTCTGATTTTAATTACATGTTAAACCGATGGCCTGATACATGAATCCTGTAATCAAATGTATCTTGATTATCCCCTATAATGCATCATGGTCCATGTGGGATGGTTTACAGGGGGGTAAAGTGCTTAATTGCTTCATGCCAGTGTAATCGGAGCCCCGTTCAGTGTCCGTCCTAACAGATGACTAGAAATAACCTTCTCTGTCCCCTCTGTCTCCAGGTCCCCATCACGGAAGACGACTCGCCGCTCTCTGTGGGCTACGCGGCAGCGATGGACGCCGCCCTGCAGGGGGAGCCCTGCGTGGCGGGGACGCTGAACCACCACGCGGCCACTCCCCACCAGGACGCGGACGAGACCACGCCGTCCGACGCGTCCGAGCGGCCCAGCGTGGACGACGCCGAGTCAGAGACGGGCTCCACGGGGGCTCTGGAGACCCGCAGCCTCAAAGACCATAAAGGTGACTGACCTGAGAACAGCCGAAGGCTCACTACCCACAGTCACGCCACTATAGTTTCAGAGCTAAGGCTGCGCAGAGGAGGGTCTGACACCACAGTAATGTCTGTGGCCAGGGAGGATCAGCatgaggggcagatgagggagcgCATACGCCCACAAACACTCCCACTATACAATTTAACATGCAGCTGTATGGCCAGCGTACCTCtgactacatttacatttaggacgtttagcagacgctcttatccagctGAAAGAGCAACGGCTGACATACTTGAGTCACACAGAATGCTACACTCGTATCTTGGTTCTCTTGTGACTGAATGACTGGTTAGTGTAGTTATGTACACAACTTAAATGCAAGGAAtaaacatagacacacacacacagaaacattccACATACCAGTATGTATACTAAAAAAAACATCATCTTCCTACTTGCTATAAGACTGCtgaattcaaattaaaatgccACTCCAGTTGTTTTTGATTGCTCCATACCTGGGAATTCCAGTGCAATACACTTTTTGTGCAATATTCCTATTCATAATTTATGGTGTATATACGTCgtaatattcttttttttttttttagctactTTGCACTACTTGTATTCCTGCTGCTGTTTATTCCGATCTAATCTGAGCCAATGCGACGTAATCTGGTTGTAATTCTAAGTCTCTGATTGGCCCTGTGTGGTCTGTTGTGGGCGTGGCTTGCAGTGGGCTTCCTGCGCAGCGGGACAAAGCTGCTGTTCCGCCGCAGACACAAGCAGAAGGAGCCGAGCTTCAGCCAGTCGCACGAGGACGTGTGCAGCCTGGGCAACCACGCCTCCTCCGCCGCCTCCTGCTCGCCCAGCAGCCGCAAGAAGGCCGGCAGCTTCTCGCGCCGCCTGATCAAGCGCTTCTCCTTCCGCTCCTCCAGGAGCAAGGGCAAGGGTGGCACGGCCAACGGCGGGCCCGCCTCCGACGACTGACGCCGCGGACAGAGGGAGGCAGCGAGAGtggtgaggagggagagagtgagggagagagagagagacgtggtGCGGGCGCCAGTCGAACGAATAATGGGTCGGCCGGAGTGTTTGAAGCGGTTGACGGAGGGTGAGTGTGGACAGGCTTCGTGGTCTTCGGGGCTGATGGGCAGACAGGTGGTGGTTGGACCCTCCACAGGTGACCCATGCAGCCGCCGCCCCGCCAGAGTGCCGTGACCGGCGGGCGTCCCAGGTGGACCGTCCGTCTGCTCCAGTTAACGGCACCCTTGGGGAGGAAAACACTAAGTTGTctgggtgggtggaggactTAAGAAAGACCTGCTGATTGTctaaactgtatatatataaaaaaaacaaataacttcAAAATGGCTGCTCATGTTAAGGGAGAACAATGGGTTGAAAATAGAGGAGGAAGAAATGTGGAATGACTCAGCAGAGGGGGCGACGTGACCCAGTACTTCTCAAAAACTCTTGCATCATGTTGCTGTGTTTTgggtttttacattttttaaattactatttatttaattttcacCCGATGCACTTTGGAACCTTACCTGGTTGTTTACAGCGCTGGGGAGCTTCTCTTCATCTGATTTACTGTTTTCTGTATTGTTTACTGTCACTGACACTAAATTATTACTGGGTACCAACTTGGAGACTTTACTAGGTGAATTATGGTGAGGCTAATGCTGTGTGCTTTGTTGTTTTGCTGTAGTTTATAGCAATTTAGATCAACAAATATTTATCCCTGTTTTTCAGATAGTGGTACTACTCTGACCGTGTGGCACATCTTTTGTAATATTCATTtgttagaaacacacacacacagatacacaggaATAGTGTGCATATCCTACAGTTAAGTTTTGAGTGAATTTAGGTAAGTTATGAACTACATGAATGGAAATTAACAAGGCAAATTTAACTGTTTATTCTTAAACTTGTGTAAGTTCTTTAAATGATATCTAGTTaagtttaaaatgtatttcagtTTTCATGCATATGAAAACGACACCTCAGGGGATATCATAACGGTTTCTACAAACAGTGCTGTGAAGATAACTTCACACAAAGAAAGAAGCTATCCCAGACAGTATCTTACAAAATATTTCccttgaatactttgttctcaTTTACTTTGCTGCAATAAACCCAAAATATCTTGCATGTGTACcttaaccatttaatcaaaagGTGTAAATATTGAAAAGAGGTCTTGGGGAGGAATCCAGTGCTCCCATTAACATTCAAATCTGCATAGAAGCCTGAATGCCTGCCCTTTCAGAGCATGAGATCACTCAGTTCTTCTTTAATTCAGCCACCGATGACCTAGCTAATGGCACATCTCAGACATCAGTTAAGTGCTGTGATCTCTGCTGAAACCTGGTTGTGTGAAAACCCTCCTCCAGATGTGTGAAGTAGTTGTCTTCTCAACCTTCACTCCACTCTTCTAACAATGGCTTGCACACATACATTCCATTGCATCAACTTCATCATAGAGGATGTCTTAAATAAAGAAATGTGTCAAAGTGGCAAAGGAGAACTCACAGGCTAAGAATTATAATTTTGATCATATTTGGATTAGATCTCTTGCTCCAATGCTCTTCTGAGAGCCTAAATCAAAACCCTATGCAGCGTTATACTATTATCAGGCCCTGAATATTATTCTCATTGATAGAAAGAGTAAGTCATGAATGGAATGTCTCTCAGATACTTGGAGCTTTATATTATTGTGTGGCTACTTCGATGTTTAATTTATTctgaataaattattttttaaaatgcattctttgttttaatttttttaaacacagcaaGCACACTGCAGACTCACATACTAAAATGCAACATATTCCCATTAGAAAATGCACTGTAAATAATACATGGTACAATGGTACTTCTTTTTTACTTAAACCTATGCTTAAAATGCTTAAATGAAATGTTCAGATTTTGGCAATAAACCAGTTAAAATATAATGCATAGTTGAGATTTGACGTGGTCCATAAACCATTTTTAAAATCTCACGTGAATACTAGAAAATGCTTTTCAGTCTTCTAACATACGTCTTAATATAAATTTAAGCTAATTTTATTTTCTCGCTATTTTGTTTAAAATTGTAATGCCAGCGCTATATTTCCGCCAAATGACCCTGGCTTAAAATTCAGAGGGAGTATTAATAATTGGTTTGAATTTTCCGCCTAAACTTGATTGACTATAGCATTGACCAATGGTAAATCAACTAGGTTTTCGCAACCAATCAATCTGGTATAGTCAAGGAAATATCTGATTGGCGCTTTGGTTTGCGCTGTTTATGCACGACAATGTTCAACCAATGAGAACTAACATCCTGTCAGTCTTTTGTCACAAAAGCCAATGGAATCCGCGTTGAGATGGTCGAGACCAATGAAATTTTGGGGCGGACGGAAAAGCCCCCTTTCAGCCTGTCCTTAAATACTGCACCAAGTTTCCCGAGCTGCATCAGTTATATTTCTCTAGCTGACGAAAACGAAGGAAAAGAAAAACTATTATCATGTCTGGAAGAGGAAAAACCGGAGGAAAAGCCCGCGCCAAGGCCAAGACTCGCAGCTCCCGTGCCGGGTTGCAGTTTCCAGTCGGCCGTGTTCACCGCCTTCTGCGCAAAGGAAACTACGCCGAGAGGGTAGGTGCCGGCGCCCCTGTGTACCTGGCCGCGGTGCTCGAGTACCTCACCGCTGAGATCCTGGAGTTGGCGGGCAACGCGGCTCGGGACAACAAGAAGACCCGCATCATCCCTCGTCATCTCCAGCTCGCCGTCCGCAACGATGAAGAATTAAACAAGCTGCTCGGAGGAGTGACCATCGCTCAGGGTGGCGTGCTGCCCAACATCCAGGCCGTGCTCCTGCCCAAGAAGACGGGCCAGGCTCCTCCAAGCTCCGGCAAGGCGGGAAAGAAAGGGTCTTCACAGTCTCAAGAATACTAAACGATGGCTCGGACTCCTGACTTTTTAGCTGGTTAAAAACAACACCAAAGGCCCTTTTAAGGGCCACCCAAGTCTTGAGGAAAAAGAGCAACTTCCCATTGTTCACGTTCGTTTTGTCTGTCTGCTTTTCTACGATACAGaataaatgtgttttctgttacTAAACCAAAAAATGCGATAACAATTTCTTTGTAGAGAAGGTGAGGATAGCTTAATGGTACTGGGTTTTTGGCGGAGTAGCTGAGAAATGCAACAGTTCTTGGTAAATAAACTTCATGCAGTTCGAGGCGTTTCGGCCGCAAACAGATCAAATTCGTACGTAGTTTAGGTCCTTCACACAAACAACCTGCTTGTCTTTGTTGGCTGAAACCATCCGTATCTGAGAAATAACACGCAAGTGATTTAGGAAGTGTTTATTTCATTGTTTTATAACAAAGCTGAAGATTGCATTTTCACAATAAGGCACGTTAAAGGTGTAGGAATATACATGTATTTAGCCCAAGATTTTAGCCTTTGACTTGACGGCCCAACCCCCAACTGCTATCCGTTACTGAACAATGTATAACTTATTTCCTACACCTTTTGTATTTAGGTTATATATAGAGAGTTAACAATGATGGGCGATTTCTTGAATATGAATTAAGCCAGGACCTGAATTACCCGTGCTAATGAAGGTTCtccattgaaaatattttagtTCTCCACGCGGCTTAATCTGTGTCACGGCAACACCTGGCGCTTGGTGGTGGTAGAGGCCATTTAGACCAAGTGGCACCCGGTAGTGTTATGACCTGACAAACCACTTCAGCTATAGGTCACACAGATAAAGGACTTCACAATGTGAACTGTTCTACAGGCATGTATGATGTTAGGCGTTCATAACCAGACCATGCTTTGCTAAACCATTAGAGGCCACTTTGGTGCGTTATCTACTGCTAAGGCACTTCAACGCACAGGCTAATTTGCAAAACATTTGTTTTGGGTGCTAGAGCAGGAAAATATACAAGGTAAGTACTGGGAAACTGCTCCCCAGGACAGATACCGGATCCTGTGGTGTTAAGGCCTGTTGATGATAGTCAATTACTACTGTTACAGCAATATGACATCTTAGTTCAGTTTTATCGGAATGTATATTTAGCTCAAAACTGTCTTGAGCCGAAAAGGCTCTAGCGTGGTCTAAAAACAACACTAGGGCCTTCCTTGCCCAAAGAACAGCCTTGTGGTCACACTGGTAAACAGGCACAGAATCATTGTGGCATCTAGTCAAACAGCAGCGCATCTATGCTGCAGGTGCAGCCTTGTGCACCAACAGATAGACACCTGGCCTATAGAGAGAActttcacactgtgtgtgtggtggtggtggtgggagctGTGTGCGGTTTTCAGGTTCACGGTGTTGAGGGCGTTGAGCAGGGCCCCTAGCAGGCGTCGTTAAGCTGCCTGGCCGTGGTGAGGATGTCTTTGGCTCCTTTGGTAAGCAGGAGGTTAGCCAGGTCCACTCCGAGCTTCTCAGCAGCGTCCAGGGCCAGCAGGGGTATTTTGGGCGCTGTGACCCCGACGTGCGCACGGTCCCCTGCGCCCTCGCACAcctggcgcacacacacacacacggtggagGTGAACAGCAAAACAGAATGTAGTGTCTCTTCTCTTTGTGGGTGTGAGCTCTAACCTTGTCGTTAAGGTTTACGTTGGTCTGCATAGTGTCCTTTAGGCAGTCCACGCCGTCTAAACTGTAAACCGCACCGGTCAAATAGAGCTGAAAGCATAAAACATGGAAATAAAAAACGAGTTATTCCGTCCGACGCCTAGGACTACGGTTCTGTGGCTGGGGCTTGAATGTTCTCAAACAACATGTTCTGTGTTTATTAGTATCTGAGTGTTTACCACAGAGTTCTTGACTTGTGTGTAGACAGCAACAGGAACGCTGCAGCCGCCTTCCTGCACACAGGGAAGGGGGAGGACGAGGTTCACAACGTATGCAAATTACAACCATCTAAAACAATTGAATTTCATCAGTGCTACTTGATGTTAGAAGGGGTTCTTGGAAAATGTGCCCAAGAGTCTCTACCATGCTCAGTTCCCATTTAAAGAACGTTTTTAACCTCAGCGATGTCTGAGAGACAAAGACTTCATCTAACGGGAGCAAAACCATTAGCACACGTTTCATTTATCTGATCCTTCTGCCACCTACTTGTTATTTAGTTGTTTTTTGGGTATGCGTGCACAAACAATGCGATGGCAGCATTCTTGTTGCAGCCGTGCTGTTTTAGGCCAGAGCGGGTGACGAAGACTAACCAGCTGTTTGAGGAAGGCCCTCTCCGCTATGCAGCGCAGTACGGTGTCTGGGTCGTGCAGGACGGACACCATCTCCAAGATGTCGCGGTCCCGCGCCCTCACTTCAATCGCCAGGGCTCCCTGTGAAGCAGACTTCAGTAAAACCCTGAGCAGTCACGTCATGGCGCTTGCCAGGCGGCCATTTTGTAAGTTTACCCTCGACTGAAGTAATTAAGGACACTAATTTCCACACTCATGTGCATTGGCCATGTTGCGATAGAGCCCTCGTTAAGAATCGTGCCGCATCTGCCTACAAAACAACAGGGTTTTCGCTCCGTTTGGCAACCGTTGGCACACATGGATAAGCAGGTGTTTCCTATGACGTTGGCCCATAACAACACAGCTGTGTCAGGATGAAGCCACACGTGACTTGAACATGGCAAACAGCCTAACAGACTTGCAACTCTGTTTTACCACCATAGTGAGAGCATGCGTTTTCTGTGTAGGGTCACAAGGCCTGCCGTGCACGTTGGCGCGTTCGGTCACGCACCTGGCCAACAGCATACATGCAGTCTTCAGGGCCCAGGACCTGAGAGAGACCAGGACAAACATGGAGTTTAGCCCTCGGCAGAGAACAGCAGCTTGGGAAGAAAATAGTTTTgtaaaca
This window harbors:
- the h2ax gene encoding histone H2AX; translation: MSGRGKTGGKARAKAKTRSSRAGLQFPVGRVHRLLRKGNYAERVGAGAPVYLAAVLEYLTAEILELAGNAARDNKKTRIIPRHLQLAVRNDEELNKLLGGVTIAQGGVLPNIQAVLLPKKTGQAPPSSGKAGKKGSSQSQEY